The Streptomyces sp. TLI_105 DNA segment AGCGCCGCTTCCTCTGCACCGGGCGGATCACGGCGAACCTGTCGAACTGGGCCAGCGAGGACCAGAACTTCAAGGACATGTCCGAGACCGTCGACTACTTCATCCTCGACCGGGCCGGCGCCGCCTCGAACAACCTGGCCGACATGAACTGCAGCTTCGGACCCGTGGAGATCTGGTCCACCAAGGTCGCGGCCACGTCGAGCTACAGCTGCGAGGGCCCCCTCCGCAGCTGACCCGCCCACCGCCCGGGCCGGCCCTTCCACGGGGGAGGGCCGGCCCGGCACCACGACTCCCCTCTGGAGGCCGTACTCCGTGAGCACCACCCCGCGCCCGGTCCGCACCACCGACTACCACACCGCCGGCGAGCCCTTCAGGATCGTCGACGAGGACCTGCCCCCGATCCCCGGCGACACCGTCGCCGAGCGCCGTGCCCTCGCGCTCCGGCTCGGCCCGCTCGACGACCTGCGCCGCCTGCTGGTCCGGGAACCCCGCGGACACTCCGGCATGTACGGCGGGTTCGTCGTCCCGCCCGACGACGACGGCGCCCACTTCGGCGTGCTGTTCTGGCACAAGGACGGCTACTCCACCGCCTGCGGCCACGGCACGATGGCCCTCGGCGCCTGGGCCGTCGACACCGGACGCGTCCCGGCGCCCGGCGACGGCGACGTCCCCGTACGCGTCGACGTGCCCTCCGGGCGCGTCACCGCGACCGTGCACCGCGCGGGCGGCCGCACCACGGGCGTCACCTTCCGCAACGTCCCGACGCGCGTCCTCGCGCGCAAGGTCCCGGTGACCACCGCGTACGGCACCGTCGAGGTCGACCTCGCCGACTCCGGAGCCTGCTACGCCTCGGTCCCCGCGCGCGCCCTCGGCCTCGACACCGGCCGGGTCTCCCTGCCCGCGCTCGTCCGGGCCGGAGGGGAGATCCGCGCCGCGCTCCTCGAACACGACGTGTACGGCGTCGTCCTGTACGACGAACTGCCCGACACTCCCGACGGGCCGCACCAGCGGAACGTCACCGTCTTCGCCGACGGGCAGATCGACCGGTCACCCTGCGGATCGGGCACCTCCGCCCGGCTCGCCCTGCTCGGCGAGGACGGGCGCCTCGGGCCCGGCGACGTCCTCACGCACGAGTCCGTGGCCGGCACCGTCTTCACCGGCCGGCTGATGGCTGGAGGGATCACAGAGGTAACCGGTGCGACTCACCGCACCGGCACCCACACCTTCGTCCTCGACCCCCACGACGACCTGGGGACGGGATTCCTCCTTTGACCACCACGCCCGCCACGCCTGCCACGCCCGCCACGCCTGCCATGCCGGTCATGAC contains these protein-coding regions:
- a CDS encoding proline racemase family protein, coding for MSTTPRPVRTTDYHTAGEPFRIVDEDLPPIPGDTVAERRALALRLGPLDDLRRLLVREPRGHSGMYGGFVVPPDDDGAHFGVLFWHKDGYSTACGHGTMALGAWAVDTGRVPAPGDGDVPVRVDVPSGRVTATVHRAGGRTTGVTFRNVPTRVLARKVPVTTAYGTVEVDLADSGACYASVPARALGLDTGRVSLPALVRAGGEIRAALLEHDVYGVVLYDELPDTPDGPHQRNVTVFADGQIDRSPCGSGTSARLALLGEDGRLGPGDVLTHESVAGTVFTGRLMAGGITEVTGATHRTGTHTFVLDPHDDLGTGFLL